A DNA window from Roseovarius sp. Pro17 contains the following coding sequences:
- the rpoH gene encoding RNA polymerase sigma factor RpoH, with protein MANYANLPAPTPEGGLNRYMQEIRKFPLLEPEEEYMLAKRWVEQEDTEAAHRMVTSHLRLAAKIAMGYRGYGLPQAEVISEANVGLMQAVKRFDPERGFRLATYAMWWIRASIQEYILRSWSLVKLGTTSGQKKLFFNLRKAKNKIGALEEGDLRPENVKKIATQLGVTEKEVISMNRRMSGGDASLNATVGSEGEGTMQWQDWLEDEDADQATDYEERDELLARREMLADAMDVLNDREKDILTQRRLSDKTITLEELSGQYDVSRERIRQIEVRAFEKLQERMRKLAQEKGMLADA; from the coding sequence ATGGCAAATTATGCAAATCTGCCGGCACCGACGCCGGAGGGCGGGCTGAACCGCTATATGCAGGAAATCCGCAAATTCCCGCTGCTTGAGCCGGAAGAAGAATACATGCTGGCCAAACGCTGGGTCGAGCAGGAAGATACCGAGGCCGCGCACCGCATGGTCACGTCTCACTTGCGCCTGGCGGCCAAGATCGCGATGGGCTATCGCGGCTATGGATTGCCGCAGGCCGAGGTGATTTCCGAGGCGAATGTTGGCCTGATGCAGGCCGTCAAACGCTTTGATCCCGAAAGGGGATTCCGCCTTGCGACCTATGCGATGTGGTGGATCCGCGCCAGCATTCAGGAATATATCCTGCGCAGCTGGTCACTGGTCAAACTGGGCACGACATCGGGGCAGAAAAAACTGTTCTTCAACCTGCGCAAGGCCAAAAACAAGATTGGTGCGTTGGAAGAGGGCGATCTGCGCCCTGAAAACGTCAAGAAGATCGCAACCCAACTGGGCGTGACCGAAAAAGAGGTCATCTCAATGAACCGGCGCATGTCGGGGGGTGACGCGTCGCTGAATGCTACTGTCGGTTCCGAAGGCGAAGGGACCATGCAATGGCAGGATTGGCTCGAGGATGAAGATGCCGATCAGGCCACCGATTACGAGGAACGCGACGAACTGCTCGCGCGCCGCGAGATGTTGGCGGACGCGATGGACGTTCTGAATGATCGTGAAAAGGATATCCTGACCCAGCGCCGCCTGAGCGACAAGACAATCACGCTGGAGGAACTGAGCGGACAATACGACGTCAGCCGCGAGCGAATTCGCCAGATTGAGGTGCGTGCGTTCGAAAAGTTGCAAGAGCGGATGCGCAAACTGGCGCAGGAAAAAGGGATGCTGGCCGACGCCTGA
- the mraY gene encoding phospho-N-acetylmuramoyl-pentapeptide-transferase, with protein MLYWLTALSDGGDFFNLFRYITFRTGGAFLTALTFGFIFGLPLINVLRKRQGKGQPIRTDGPEGHFIKAGTPTMGGLLIVGALLTSTLLWARLDNPFIWIVLFVTMAFGTIGFADDYAKVSKQHHDGVPGKVRLALGFVIAGIAAYWAAAYHPEALQYQLALPVFKNTLINLGFFFVPFAMIVIVGAANAVNLTDGLDGLAIMPVMIAASALGVIAYVVGRTDFTEYLDVHYVEGTGEIMIFVAGLVGGGLGFLWYNAPPAAVFMGDTGSLALGGALGAIAVATKHEIVLAIVGGLFVVEALSVIIQVLYFKRTGKRVFLMAPIHHHYEKRGWSEPQIVIRFWIIALILAMIGLATLKVR; from the coding sequence ATGTTATACTGGCTCACCGCTTTGTCCGATGGCGGCGATTTCTTTAACCTGTTCCGGTATATCACGTTCCGCACCGGGGGTGCGTTCCTGACGGCACTGACTTTTGGCTTTATCTTTGGCTTGCCCCTGATCAACGTGCTGCGCAAGCGGCAGGGCAAGGGGCAACCGATCCGTACCGACGGCCCCGAGGGGCATTTCATCAAGGCGGGCACGCCCACGATGGGCGGTCTGCTGATCGTCGGTGCGCTGCTTACATCCACCTTGCTCTGGGCGCGGCTGGACAATCCATTCATCTGGATCGTGCTCTTTGTCACCATGGCGTTCGGCACCATCGGGTTCGCGGACGACTACGCCAAGGTATCCAAGCAGCACCATGACGGGGTGCCGGGCAAGGTGCGGCTGGCCCTCGGGTTTGTGATTGCAGGGATCGCGGCCTATTGGGCGGCGGCCTACCATCCGGAGGCCTTGCAATACCAACTGGCGCTGCCAGTGTTCAAGAATACGCTGATCAACCTCGGATTTTTCTTTGTCCCCTTCGCGATGATCGTGATCGTTGGTGCGGCTAACGCGGTGAACCTGACCGATGGCCTCGACGGCCTCGCGATCATGCCTGTGATGATCGCCGCGTCCGCGTTAGGCGTGATCGCCTATGTGGTCGGGCGCACCGATTTCACCGAGTATCTGGACGTGCATTACGTCGAAGGCACCGGCGAGATCATGATCTTTGTCGCCGGCCTCGTGGGCGGTGGCCTCGGGTTCCTTTGGTATAACGCCCCGCCTGCCGCCGTGTTCATGGGCGACACCGGCTCACTGGCCCTTGGCGGTGCACTGGGCGCGATTGCCGTGGCCACCAAGCACGAGATTGTGCTGGCCATTGTCGGCGGTTTGTTCGTGGTCGAGGCGCTCAGCGTCATCATTCAGGTGCTCTATTTCAAACGCACCGGCAAGCGCGTGTTCCTGATGGCCCCGATCCACCACCATTACGAAAAAAGGGGCTGGTCCGAACCGCAGATCGTCATCCGTTTCTGGATCATCGCGCTGATTCTGGCGATGATCGGGCTGGCGACGTTGAAGGTGCGGTGA
- the murD gene encoding UDP-N-acetylmuramoyl-L-alanine--D-glutamate ligase — protein MIPVQGYDGLRVAVLGLGRSGLSAARSLEAGGAIPICWDDNEAARAKAEEYGFEVLDLSKDGAFHGIASLIVSPGIPHLYPAPNRVVAAAQVAGVPVDNDIGLFFRSFASGDWNDFEQPPRVICVTGSNGKSTTCALIHHILTEAGRNAQLAGNIGRGVLDIDPPKDGGAVVLELSSYQTELARALTPDIAVFTNFSPDHLDRHAGLGGYFAAKRRLFAEGGPDRAIIGVDEAEGRFLAGQLSEGAGDDRVIRISVTEKLTGPGWQVFSRKGFLSEYRKGRQAGSIDLRPIKGLPGAHNHQNACAAYAACRSMGLAPRVIEDAMHSYPGLPHRSQIVAEANGVTYVNDSKATNVDSALKALQAFTNIRWICGGLEKEGGLDVLAPALDNVARAYVIGREAAQFALHLGIDAEICTTMAEAVRRAHGDAQPGDTVLLAPAAASFDQYDSFETRGDDFAACVTAALASGQ, from the coding sequence ATGATACCGGTTCAGGGATACGACGGTTTGCGGGTCGCGGTCCTCGGTCTTGGCCGGTCGGGCCTTTCGGCGGCCCGTAGCCTTGAGGCGGGCGGCGCGATTCCGATATGCTGGGACGATAACGAGGCCGCGCGCGCCAAGGCGGAAGAGTATGGCTTCGAGGTGCTGGACCTGTCCAAGGACGGCGCATTCCACGGCATCGCCAGCCTGATCGTCAGCCCCGGTATCCCGCACCTCTACCCTGCACCGAACCGCGTCGTCGCCGCTGCGCAGGTGGCGGGCGTGCCAGTGGACAACGATATCGGCCTCTTCTTCCGCTCGTTCGCGTCGGGCGACTGGAACGATTTTGAGCAGCCACCGCGCGTGATCTGCGTCACCGGATCGAATGGGAAATCGACGACCTGCGCGCTGATTCATCACATCCTGACCGAGGCGGGCCGCAATGCGCAACTGGCAGGCAATATCGGGCGCGGTGTGCTGGACATTGACCCGCCTAAGGATGGCGGCGCCGTCGTGCTGGAGCTATCCAGCTATCAGACCGAACTGGCCCGCGCCTTGACGCCCGACATCGCGGTTTTCACGAATTTCAGCCCCGACCACCTCGACCGCCACGCCGGCCTTGGCGGTTATTTCGCGGCCAAGCGCCGCCTTTTCGCCGAGGGTGGCCCTGACCGCGCCATTATTGGTGTGGACGAGGCCGAGGGGCGGTTTCTGGCTGGGCAACTCAGCGAGGGAGCGGGGGATGATCGCGTCATCCGCATCTCTGTCACTGAAAAGCTGACTGGCCCCGGCTGGCAGGTCTTTTCGCGCAAGGGGTTCCTTAGCGAATATCGCAAGGGGCGTCAGGCGGGCAGCATTGATTTGCGCCCTATCAAGGGCCTGCCTGGTGCGCATAATCACCAGAATGCCTGCGCCGCTTATGCGGCCTGCCGGTCCATGGGCCTCGCGCCCCGCGTCATCGAGGACGCGATGCACAGCTATCCGGGCCTGCCCCACCGCAGCCAGATCGTTGCCGAGGCGAATGGCGTCACCTACGTCAATGACAGCAAGGCCACGAACGTCGACAGCGCGCTCAAAGCATTGCAGGCGTTTACGAATATCCGTTGGATCTGTGGCGGGCTGGAAAAGGAAGGCGGACTGGACGTGCTTGCCCCTGCATTGGACAATGTCGCGCGCGCCTATGTCATTGGCCGCGAGGCTGCGCAATTCGCGCTGCATCTGGGCATTGATGCGGAAATCTGCACCACAATGGCCGAGGCTGTACGCCGGGCGCACGGCGACGCACAGCCGGGCGATACGGTTCTGTTGGCACCCGCCGCAGCCAGTTTCGATCAGTACGACAGCTTTGAGACGCGCGGAGACGATTTCGCCGCCTGCGTCACTGCCGCACTCGCCTCTGGTCAATAG
- a CDS encoding UDP-N-acetylmuramoyl-tripeptide--D-alanyl-D-alanine ligase, whose translation MSLWSAADAAAATGGQAQGDWQANGVSIDTRTIRSGDLFVALKAERDGHDFVAQALDNGAAAAVVSHVPEGVAPDAPLLIVPDVLEALEALGRAGRARTGAKVIAVTGSVGKTSTKEMLRDVLSGQGRTHAAEASYNNHWGVPLTLARMPQGTEFAVIEIGMNHPGEIAPLARLARPHVAMITTIAAAHLEAFENIEGIAHEKAAIFEGLEPDGTAVINADLATTPILLEAARAANAQIATFGENSDMYRLRSVQLGDDRTMVCADLPDGPVIFKILSAGRHFAMNGLGVLAAVEALGGDTGLAAPDLARWRPPAGRGTREVLELDSGDEDWTLDLIDDAFNANPTSMAAAIEVLAASNPRDNIGRIAKGRRIAILGDMLELGEGEADMHRALADLPHMAQLTTVHCVGPRMRALWEALPRAQRGIWSEDAASLALKVHGVIDAGDVLLIKGSKGSKVSAIVDALRKPGRDSRLQTRDD comes from the coding sequence ATGAGCCTTTGGAGCGCCGCCGATGCCGCCGCCGCGACCGGCGGACAGGCGCAGGGCGATTGGCAGGCGAATGGCGTTTCCATCGACACGCGCACCATACGGTCCGGCGATCTGTTCGTCGCGCTCAAGGCCGAGCGTGATGGGCATGATTTTGTCGCCCAAGCGCTGGACAACGGCGCGGCAGCGGCAGTGGTCAGCCACGTTCCCGAGGGCGTCGCACCGGATGCGCCGCTGCTGATCGTGCCCGATGTGCTGGAGGCGCTGGAGGCGCTGGGCCGCGCTGGTCGGGCGCGAACAGGGGCCAAAGTCATCGCCGTCACCGGATCGGTCGGCAAGACCTCGACCAAGGAAATGTTGCGCGATGTCCTCTCGGGGCAGGGTCGCACCCATGCCGCCGAGGCCAGCTACAACAATCATTGGGGCGTGCCGCTGACATTGGCACGGATGCCTCAGGGCACCGAATTCGCCGTGATCGAGATCGGCATGAACCACCCCGGTGAGATTGCTCCACTGGCCCGCCTTGCCCGCCCGCATGTGGCAATGATCACCACCATCGCGGCTGCGCATCTGGAGGCGTTCGAGAATATCGAGGGGATCGCGCACGAAAAGGCCGCGATCTTTGAGGGGCTTGAGCCGGATGGCACCGCCGTGATCAACGCCGATCTGGCGACGACGCCGATTCTGTTGGAGGCGGCGCGCGCAGCAAATGCGCAGATCGCCACCTTTGGCGAGAACAGTGATATGTATCGCCTGCGCAGCGTGCAACTGGGCGACGACCGCACCATGGTGTGCGCGGATCTGCCCGACGGCCCTGTCATATTCAAGATTCTCTCAGCCGGGCGCCATTTTGCTATGAACGGCCTTGGTGTGCTGGCCGCAGTCGAGGCGCTGGGTGGCGATACCGGCCTTGCCGCGCCGGATCTGGCGCGGTGGCGCCCGCCTGCCGGGCGCGGCACGCGAGAGGTGCTGGAGCTGGATTCGGGTGACGAAGACTGGACGCTGGATCTGATCGACGACGCCTTTAACGCCAATCCGACCTCAATGGCCGCCGCAATCGAAGTGCTGGCCGCCAGCAACCCGCGCGACAATATCGGACGCATTGCCAAGGGGCGGCGCATCGCGATCCTCGGCGACATGCTGGAACTGGGCGAGGGTGAGGCGGACATGCACCGCGCGCTGGCCGACCTTCCGCATATGGCGCAGTTGACCACCGTCCACTGTGTCGGCCCCAGAATGCGCGCCCTCTGGGAGGCGCTGCCACGCGCTCAGCGCGGGATCTGGAGCGAAGACGCAGCATCGCTGGCGCTTAAGGTTCATGGCGTGATAGATGCGGGCGATGTGCTGCTGATCAAGGGATCAAAGGGCAGCAAGGTGAGCGCGATCGTCGACGCTCTGCGCAAACCGGGGCGCGACAGCCGCCTCCAGACAAGGGATGATTGA
- a CDS encoding 6,7-dimethyl-8-ribityllumazine synthase: protein MADSEYTMPRAELDKPAKLLIAVAPFHREIADNLIAGAKAEIEATGATCDIIEVPGALELATAIGIAERLSNFDGYVALGCVIRGETTHYETVCNDSSRAITLLGLRGICIGNGILTVENREQAEVRADLKRMNKGAGAAAAALHLIALTRKWSASRKGVGFIPGVDEIQIAGTSKDTPTA from the coding sequence ATGGCAGACAGCGAATACACTATGCCGCGCGCGGAATTGGACAAGCCCGCGAAACTGCTGATCGCAGTCGCGCCGTTCCATCGCGAGATCGCCGACAACCTGATTGCAGGTGCCAAAGCCGAAATCGAAGCGACAGGCGCGACCTGTGACATCATCGAAGTGCCAGGCGCGCTGGAACTGGCCACCGCCATCGGCATCGCCGAGCGGCTGAGCAATTTTGACGGCTATGTCGCGCTTGGCTGCGTCATTCGCGGCGAGACGACGCATTACGAAACGGTCTGCAACGATTCCAGCCGTGCCATCACACTGCTGGGCCTTCGGGGCATTTGCATCGGTAATGGCATCCTGACGGTCGAGAACCGCGAGCAGGCCGAGGTGCGCGCCGACCTTAAGCGCATGAACAAAGGGGCAGGGGCCGCCGCTGCTGCCTTGCATCTAATTGCGCTGACCCGTAAGTGGAGCGCTTCGCGCAAGGGCGTTGGGTTTATCCCCGGCGTTGACGAGATCCAGATCGCGGGCACATCCAAGGACACTCCGACGGCATGA
- the ftsL gene encoding cell division protein FtsL has protein sequence MRSFFYVISALAVIGLAYWAYYENYRTQASISHAERLEGQIATARQRLRVLNAEWAYLNRPARLRELADINFDRLQLMPLEAQQFGRIDQVDYPPEVDLRFDFSGSVAVTNQSEEETGQ, from the coding sequence ATGCGAAGCTTTTTCTACGTTATCAGTGCATTGGCGGTGATCGGATTGGCCTATTGGGCGTATTACGAAAACTACCGCACGCAGGCTTCCATCAGCCATGCTGAGCGGTTGGAGGGGCAAATCGCGACCGCCCGTCAGCGTCTGCGCGTGCTCAATGCCGAATGGGCCTATCTCAACCGGCCCGCGCGCCTGCGCGAGTTGGCGGATATCAACTTTGACCGCCTGCAGCTGATGCCGCTGGAGGCGCAGCAATTCGGGCGCATTGATCAAGTGGATTACCCGCCCGAGGTGGATTTGCGTTTCGATTTTTCGGGCTCGGTCGCCGTGACAAATCAATCGGAAGAGGAGACGGGCCAATGA
- the ribB gene encoding 3,4-dihydroxy-2-butanone-4-phosphate synthase, with product MPESKAYSTPGPVESGLGAAMSPTSEIIEEARAGRLFILVDHEDRENEGDLVVAAEFATPEAINFMATHGRGLICLPMTAERVDRLGLPMMAVNNSSRHETPFTVSIEAREGVSTGISAPDRAHTVATAINEQNTMAALATPGHIFPLRARTGGVLVRAGHTEAAVDIARLAGLNPAGVICEIMKADGTMARLPDLIEFAREHGLKIGTISDLIAYRHKHDNLVREVRRETVEAHVGGTWEMRIFADEITGTEHVVLVKGDLDDGAPILARTHALNALEDVLGIGGAPAGKLRSAMQIIAEAGRGAIFLFRQPRPELAQELDEDGPRTIKNTGLGAQIMSTMGIHQLILLTDNPDTRYLGLDAYGISIIGTRPLKIG from the coding sequence ATGCCCGAAAGCAAAGCCTACAGCACGCCCGGCCCGGTTGAATCGGGTCTTGGCGCGGCCATGTCGCCCACCTCCGAAATCATCGAAGAGGCGCGCGCAGGCCGATTGTTCATCCTTGTCGACCACGAGGACCGCGAGAACGAAGGCGATCTGGTGGTCGCCGCCGAATTTGCCACGCCCGAAGCGATAAATTTCATGGCGACGCACGGGCGCGGATTGATCTGTCTGCCGATGACGGCCGAACGGGTGGACCGCCTGGGCCTGCCGATGATGGCGGTCAATAACTCGTCCCGGCACGAAACGCCGTTCACCGTCTCGATCGAGGCGCGCGAGGGCGTGTCCACCGGCATTTCCGCCCCCGACCGCGCACATACCGTCGCCACCGCCATCAATGAGCAAAACACGATGGCGGCGCTGGCGACACCCGGCCACATCTTTCCGCTGCGCGCGCGTACTGGCGGCGTGCTGGTGCGCGCGGGCCATACTGAGGCGGCGGTGGACATCGCACGCCTTGCCGGGCTGAACCCCGCTGGCGTCATCTGCGAGATCATGAAGGCCGACGGCACCATGGCGCGACTGCCCGATCTGATCGAATTTGCCCGCGAACATGGGCTGAAAATCGGTACGATCAGCGATCTGATCGCCTACCGGCATAAGCATGACAACCTCGTGCGCGAAGTGCGCCGCGAAACTGTCGAGGCGCATGTCGGCGGCACTTGGGAGATGCGCATTTTCGCCGATGAGATCACCGGGACCGAGCATGTCGTGCTGGTCAAGGGCGACCTGGACGACGGCGCGCCCATCTTGGCCCGCACCCACGCGTTGAACGCGCTGGAGGACGTGCTGGGCATCGGCGGCGCCCCTGCGGGCAAACTACGCAGCGCCATGCAGATCATCGCCGAGGCAGGGCGCGGCGCGATTTTCCTGTTCCGCCAGCCGCGTCCTGAATTGGCCCAGGAACTGGACGAGGATGGTCCTCGCACGATCAAGAACACCGGCCTTGGCGCGCAGATCATGTCGACCATGGGCATCCATCAGCTTATCCTGCTGACCGATAATCCCGACACGCGGTATCTGGGGCTTGATGCCTATGGCATCAGCATTATCGGCACCCGCCCCCTGAAGATCGGATAG
- a CDS encoding UDP-N-acetylmuramoyl-L-alanyl-D-glutamate--2,6-diaminopimelate ligase has product MSAGQAKTLAELGLAAKGGAQARVTGLAIDSRQVKDGTLFAALPGSRVHGGEFIQYALRMGAAAILTDAEGARVAADVLAASDAALVVTEDARAALSCAAALWFGAQPEVMVAVTGTNGKTSVASFARQIWQAMGLEAINVGTTGVEGSYAAPLAHTTPDAITLHRVLAEAAEAGVTHAAMEASSHGLDQRRLDGVQLVAAAFTNFTQDHLDYHQTFEAYFNAKAGLFARVLPEGGVAVVNMDDPRGADIADLAEARGQDVLRVGRHGDAQLRLLGQRFNPTGQSLRFSWLDDVHQIDLPLIGGFQGENLLVAAGLVIGAGADASRVFQALPEMETVRGRMQLAATRRNGAAVFVDFAHTPDAVSTAIKALRPHVMGRLVAIIGAGGDRDPGKRPLMGQAAAADADLVIVTDDNPRSENPASIRAAVMEGCPDASNVGDRAEAILRGVDALGPGDALLILGKGHETGQTVGSDVLPFDDVEQASVAVMALDAAETGEGA; this is encoded by the coding sequence ATGAGTGCGGGGCAGGCAAAGACATTGGCAGAGCTGGGCCTGGCGGCCAAGGGCGGCGCACAGGCACGCGTGACGGGGCTGGCTATCGACAGTCGGCAGGTCAAGGATGGCACCCTGTTCGCCGCGCTACCCGGCAGCCGCGTGCATGGGGGCGAGTTCATCCAATATGCGCTGCGCATGGGCGCGGCGGCGATCCTGACGGATGCCGAGGGCGCGCGAGTCGCGGCGGATGTGCTGGCCGCCTCGGACGCGGCGCTGGTCGTGACCGAGGACGCGCGCGCCGCGCTGTCTTGTGCCGCAGCCCTCTGGTTTGGCGCACAACCCGAAGTGATGGTGGCTGTCACCGGGACCAACGGCAAGACGTCGGTCGCCAGCTTTGCCCGCCAGATATGGCAGGCGATGGGGCTGGAGGCGATCAATGTCGGCACCACCGGTGTCGAGGGCAGTTATGCCGCGCCTCTGGCCCACACCACGCCCGATGCCATCACATTGCACCGCGTTCTGGCCGAGGCGGCAGAGGCGGGCGTAACCCACGCGGCGATGGAGGCGTCCAGCCACGGGCTGGATCAGCGCCGTCTTGATGGTGTGCAGTTGGTTGCGGCGGCGTTTACCAATTTCACGCAGGATCATCTGGACTACCACCAGACATTCGAGGCGTATTTCAACGCCAAGGCGGGGCTTTTCGCGCGCGTTCTGCCAGAGGGCGGCGTGGCCGTCGTCAACATGGACGACCCACGCGGCGCTGATATCGCCGATCTGGCTGAGGCGCGCGGGCAGGATGTGCTGCGGGTGGGTCGCCATGGCGACGCACAACTGCGCCTCTTGGGTCAGCGGTTCAATCCCACGGGGCAAAGCCTGCGATTTTCCTGGCTGGACGACGTGCATCAGATCGACTTGCCGCTGATCGGCGGCTTTCAAGGCGAAAACCTGCTGGTCGCCGCTGGCCTCGTGATTGGCGCAGGCGCCGACGCGTCGCGCGTGTTTCAGGCGCTGCCGGAAATGGAGACGGTGAGGGGCCGGATGCAACTGGCCGCGACTCGCCGCAATGGCGCGGCGGTATTCGTCGATTTCGCGCATACGCCCGATGCCGTCTCGACCGCGATCAAGGCACTGCGCCCGCATGTTATGGGCCGCCTCGTCGCCATTATCGGGGCCGGGGGCGACCGCGATCCGGGCAAGCGTCCGCTGATGGGGCAGGCAGCCGCCGCGGATGCCGACCTCGTTATCGTTACCGACGACAACCCGCGCAGCGAAAATCCCGCCTCCATCCGCGCCGCCGTGATGGAGGGGTGTCCGGATGCCTCGAATGTCGGCGACCGCGCCGAGGCGATCCTGCGAGGTGTCGACGCACTTGGGCCGGGCGACGCGCTGTTGATCCTCGGTAAGGGGCATGAGACGGGCCAGACGGTCGGCAGTGATGTGCTGCCGTTCGATGATGTCGAGCAGGCCAGCGTTGCGGTCATGGCACTGGACGCCGCAGAGACGGGGGAGGGCGCATGA
- the nusB gene encoding transcription antitermination factor NusB: MTTEPAPISGNQRRKMRSAARLYAVQALFQMEHSDQNVNAVYLEFLDHRFGAEVDDETDMIEGDEDLFRTVLDRAVDDQRRIDQMTDRALVAKWPIARIDPTLRALFRAAGAELTGDETPPRVIITEYVDVATSFFPDGKEPKFVNAVLDHMAREARPEAF, translated from the coding sequence ATGACGACTGAACCCGCCCCCATTTCCGGCAACCAGCGCCGCAAGATGCGCTCGGCCGCGCGGCTATATGCCGTGCAGGCGCTGTTTCAGATGGAGCATTCTGATCAGAACGTGAATGCCGTCTATCTGGAGTTTCTCGATCACCGCTTTGGTGCCGAGGTTGATGACGAGACGGACATGATCGAGGGTGACGAGGATCTGTTTCGCACCGTGCTGGACCGCGCGGTCGACGACCAGCGCCGGATCGACCAGATGACTGACCGCGCGTTGGTTGCCAAATGGCCCATCGCGCGGATCGACCCGACACTGCGCGCGCTGTTTCGTGCAGCGGGCGCCGAACTGACCGGGGATGAAACGCCGCCGCGCGTTATCATCACGGAATATGTCGACGTCGCCACCAGCTTTTTCCCCGATGGCAAAGAGCCGAAATTCGTCAATGCGGTGCTCGACCACATGGCGCGCGAGGCGCGACCCGAGGCATTTTAA
- a CDS encoding penicillin-binding protein 2, whose protein sequence is MIRTPLRPLARILPARAKGENPDAIERENIRLRHEAMRDKARRRAEGRLLVLGATFFCAFGVIGLRMGILAQTEPAEPRTSAAGAQILAQRADIVDRNGRILATNFDTHSLYAQPQQMIEPEKTAKGLVAIFADLKEDRLLKDFTGKRKFVWVKKKISPEQMQAVHDLGEPGLLFGPREMRLYPNGRLAAHVLGGAGFGREGVHAAEVIGVAGIEKFHDARLRDPAQNHQPLTLSLDLSVQAAVERVLQGGMSIMNAKGAAAVLMDVQTGEVISIASLPDFDPNDRPRPLVQGNAADSPLFNRAVQGVYELGSTFKIFAVAQGLQLGLVNPGTIIDTAGPMRVGGHRIGEFNNKNYGKISVSDVIVHSSNRGTGRIALQIGPARQQDFLKSLGFFKPVEFEMVEAGGGKPLLPKRWTDLSTVTISYGHGLSSSPLHLAAGYAAIANGGRYVRPTLLKQAGPQQGERIMSAAVARELRKMLRAVVTDGTASMGDVPGYAVGGKTGTADKPKEKGGGYYKDKVIATFASMFPADDPKYVLIVALDEPVETSGDKPRRTAGWTAVPIASEIVARVAPLLGLRPAIEQTPLADITQVSMQNGD, encoded by the coding sequence ATGATCCGCACACCGCTACGCCCGCTGGCACGAATCCTCCCCGCCCGCGCCAAGGGCGAAAACCCTGATGCTATCGAGCGCGAGAATATCCGCCTGCGCCACGAGGCGATGCGCGACAAGGCACGCCGCCGCGCCGAGGGGCGGCTGCTGGTGTTGGGTGCGACGTTTTTCTGCGCGTTCGGCGTGATCGGATTGCGCATGGGTATCCTGGCCCAGACCGAACCGGCCGAGCCGCGTACCAGCGCGGCGGGTGCGCAGATCCTCGCGCAGCGGGCCGATATCGTCGACAGGAACGGGCGCATATTGGCGACGAATTTCGACACGCACAGCCTGTATGCGCAGCCCCAGCAGATGATTGAACCGGAAAAGACGGCCAAGGGGTTGGTGGCGATTTTTGCTGATCTGAAAGAGGATCGCCTGCTGAAGGATTTCACCGGCAAGCGCAAGTTTGTGTGGGTAAAAAAGAAAATCAGCCCTGAACAGATGCAGGCCGTGCATGATCTGGGTGAGCCGGGCTTGCTCTTTGGCCCGCGCGAGATGCGCCTTTATCCCAACGGCAGGTTGGCCGCGCATGTGCTGGGCGGAGCAGGCTTTGGGCGCGAGGGCGTTCATGCGGCCGAGGTAATTGGCGTTGCGGGAATTGAGAAATTCCATGACGCGCGCCTGCGCGATCCGGCGCAGAATCACCAGCCGCTGACGCTGTCGCTGGACCTCTCGGTGCAGGCCGCGGTCGAGCGGGTGTTGCAGGGCGGCATGAGCATAATGAACGCCAAGGGCGCCGCCGCCGTGCTGATGGATGTGCAGACCGGCGAGGTGATCTCGATCGCCTCATTGCCAGATTTTGACCCCAATGACCGTCCCCGGCCACTGGTGCAGGGCAATGCCGCCGACAGCCCGCTGTTCAACCGCGCTGTTCAAGGGGTTTATGAGCTGGGCTCGACCTTCAAGATTTTCGCGGTCGCACAGGGGTTGCAGTTGGGTCTGGTCAATCCCGGCACGATCATCGACACGGCCGGGCCGATGCGCGTCGGCGGGCACCGCATTGGTGAGTTTAACAACAAAAATTACGGCAAGATCAGCGTTTCGGACGTCATTGTGCACAGCTCTAACCGGGGCACGGGACGCATCGCGCTTCAGATCGGACCGGCGCGGCAGCAAGATTTTCTGAAATCGCTCGGTTTTTTCAAGCCGGTCGAATTCGAGATGGTTGAGGCGGGCGGTGGTAAGCCCCTTTTGCCCAAACGGTGGACGGACCTCTCGACCGTCACGATCTCTTATGGTCATGGCCTCTCGTCCAGCCCGCTGCATCTGGCCGCAGGCTATGCCGCCATCGCCAATGGCGGGCGGTACGTGCGCCCGACGTTGCTTAAACAAGCTGGCCCGCAGCAGGGCGAGCGCATCATGTCTGCCGCCGTCGCGCGCGAATTGCGCAAGATGCTGCGCGCGGTCGTGACCGATGGCACGGCCAGCATGGGCGACGTGCCCGGCTATGCCGTGGGCGGCAAGACCGGGACGGCGGACAAGCCCAAGGAAAAGGGCGGCGGTTACTATAAAGACAAGGTGATCGCCACTTTTGCGTCAATGTTCCCGGCGGATGATCCGAAATACGTGCTGATCGTCGCGCTGGACGAGCCGGTCGAGACGTCCGGCGATAAGCCGCGCCGCACGGCGGGTTGGACGGCTGTCCCCATCGCGTCGGAAATCGTCGCGCGCGTCGCGCCACTGCTGGGCCTCAGGCCTGCGATTGAACAGACGCCATTGGCTGATATAACGCAGGTATCAATGCAAAACGGCGACTGA